From the Synchiropus splendidus isolate RoL2022-P1 chromosome 3, RoL_Sspl_1.0, whole genome shotgun sequence genome, the window GTCAAATATATAAAGGTgcaataaaacaagaacatgaaaggcaaacaaaaaacatatcagTGTGGTGGCTCTACTTATGCATTACATGTTGGATCAGGTAAAGCAGCCATGGGAACATTTTTAAACTattgattttgttgttgacaaAACTTTTCCCAAAGAGTCCAACTAATGAATCTATTATCTCTTCCATAAACATAGTCAGTAGCGTGACAACCCAGCACTGCACACAGGTTGACTGACAGCTGGAACCTGAGGCAGCCTTCATGCTCCACCCCGTGATGACAAAGACGCAGCTGGTGTTAAAAGGCTTACTAGGGTGAGACACCAGGCTTTTTAGTTTCACTCCACCTTCCAAAGCTCTTACTCGTCACTCAACATCAACTCCGCCCTATCAGGTGCGGTCAGCCAATGAGAGAGCAGGGTCACCAAGGTTATTCAGGCAGCACCAGGTGCTAGCCCGCAATCCGATCTTCGTCTGTTCCCTCACCTAGGACCAGTTTGACATGGGAAACCCTACCTGGGGAACCAAGACCCCGACAACGTTGCCCCTAGGATCGTTGGGAGTCTCAAACCCCTCCACCACGGTAAGGTGTCGGTTGCAGGAGGAGAAAAAATATATGGGGGGTTTGGGGTTGGCGGATGCATGGGATGGCTTGTAATGCGTCATAATGAGTAAATATCAGTGGTTTTAGATAGATAAACGTACTTTATCCTGAAGTAAACCCAGTCAAATTTAATTGCCTTTTTATAAGTGTAATAATAACGCATGTTTCATGGAGGTCAATAATAAACTGCTGCTAGTGGCTCACGGTAAGTGATCTAATCTCCAAAACATATTgaggggctgatgaggcttcatgaaacagtgtcctcattttcagagctcagtagatggcactctcatTTAAAATCACCATGCGAGGTTTCACTTAACTTATTGTTCACATCCAGAGATTTTAAAGAAtagagtgtcatctagtgggctctgaaaatgatgacactatTTCTCTACCATAACACTGCAAACTAGAGACCAATAAGATTGACAAAGGAAGTGGGAAAAATGTGCAAGTGCGCTACGATTGTGCATTTGTTCTGCATTTCTTCTGCATCATAGCATCCACCCTGTCATGCcaatgctgaaagacaaagatggATTCGGATCAAATGGGATCAGTCCAActcttgtcatcttcagaatcagaatcagaatcagaatcaaatttattgccatggtcagtggggagcccactgactaggaaagtgccttggaataaagtgcaacaaaaaacaaataaaataaaataaataaaataacattacaacaaggctgttcatgaatttaacagtctgacggccgagggaaagaagctgttcctgtgacgggaggttctggtctggatggaccgtagcctcctgccagagggaagaggaacaaacagtctatgtccagggtgagaagggtcggctctgatccgacctgcacgtctctgggtcctagaggcatacaggtcatgaagaggtggcaggctgcaaccgatcaccttcttgTTCCTCTTTATCCATCAAGTGGTGGTATATGATCGCTACCTTTGGGATCTCGCATCTCCACCAAGCACTTGGACAGGATGATGCAGTTGCGTGGAGAGACGTTTCCTTGGATGGCTTTCAGATGCGTCTGCATTTTCATTACAAGGCTTGTGCTCGGCTCAGGTGACCCAATCAGATCTTTAAGGATCCTGTAGTTCGACTCAACCAGGAGGCCCAGGAGAAACTGCAAGAAAAAGTTGAACTGGGTATTTCCCTTCTCTAACACTTTCTCAACTGTCAACTTCAGAAGATCAAGATGTGTGTACTCTTGATTCTCGTGGCCAAGGAAGTCCCCAAGTTCTGCTGTGTGCCTGCTCATGAAGCAGTGAAAGACGTACAAGGCAGCCAAGAACTCCTGAATGATCACGTGAACAAAGAAGAAGACTGTTCTTTGGCAGAAGACATCCTTCCCTCTCAGAATTCCACTGCAAAATCCAGAGAAGATTATTGCCTCACTGAGGTCAATGCCACACTGGTCCAGGTCGATCTCATCAAAGATGAGCTTGTTCTTCTCCAACTGAACAAATGCAAGCTTGCAAAGTCTATGCAGGAAGTCTCTGTGCGTTTCAGGTGAGTTCCTTCGGTGCCTCCCCCATCCATATTTCCTCCATCTGAGCTTCGTCTGAGCAAGCAAGAAATGTGCCATCATTTCTGTGAGAGTGTGAGGACTTTCAGGATCATAGCATCCTCCAGAGTTCTGCTCAAAGAGTAAAGCAGAAATGTAACTGAAGAGTGGAATCTGGCACATGGCGCTGAAGGCCGCTGAAGATTGAACGTGTGAGATCATTTCTTCTGCAGAGTCTGGGTCAGAGGAGAACCTTCTCCTGAAGTATTCCTCTTTTTGAGAGTCGCTAAATCCTGTGATTTCTGTCACCACGTCCACATATTTTGAAGGGATTCGATTAGAAACCACTGAACGAGTAGTTATCCAGAGTTGAGCGTCAGGAAGGAGAGAACCTTTTATGAGGTTGACGACAAGATTACTCAAAGATGACGCCTTGCTCACAGATGTAATGTTGGCGGCGCCCTCAAAGTCCAGCAGAAATCTGCTTTCATCCAAGCCGTCCAAGATCACAATGATCTTGGCTCTGTTCAGGTCATCTGGTTCTGTTACGCCCCGCAGAGCAGGGTGAAAGTCCGTCACCAGCTTGTGCAAGCTTCTCTGGCCCTTTATCAAGTTCAGCTCTCTGAATGCAAAGCTGAAAACAAAATtgatgtctgtgtttgttttgccttCCACCCAGTTGAGAATGAATTTCTGCAGGGAAAAGGTCTTCCCGATTCCAGCAACGCCTTCAGTGACAACGGTTCTATTGGGCTTTTCTCTGCCAGGCTGTCGTTTCAGGATGTGGTCAAGACTGGCCAGGAACTTGTTGGTTTGGGACTTGTTCTCCTCCCAAAGGGCTCTATTTAATCTCACCACGTGTTTTTCAGGCATCTCTGGACCGTCACCTGTCATTATCACGTCAGTGTAACTGTGTTTTACATCATTTTCTGGATCATACACGTCTCCCCAGCTGTAGAATTTCTCTCTGAATGAGGACTTCAAATGCTCCTCTGCTGAAACTGCAAAGAACAGATTTattgattagattagatagctGTTATTAGTCCCATAGTTGACAAACCGTGTCACAGCGACCAATGTCAACAAACGcacaaactaaaaaaacattagaaacacacaacaaacatcaaaggcacGAAATTATCAGCATACATAAAAAACACAAGTAGAGATAAGTACATGATAATACAGTTATAATTTGTATCTGTGTATTATGAGTTGTAGATTGCTTTTCTTCCCACTATGGAGACATTTTTCTTTGATCAGAACTATTAAAATGGTCAAGCTGACATTTTGCAGTCTCAGATGATAAACACCAATTTAAACTTTTAACACAGGGGAAATACAACAAAATTTACtcataaaactaaataaaaagaataaaaaactaACATTTAAAAAGGTGTATGAAATGTAAATTGTTTGAATGTGACTCATTAATGCAACCTCTTTTgtgaaggacagaaaaaaacactttgtagAAACTGCAAATTCGTCATTACCCATCTGAGgttcatcttctttttcatATCCGACGAGCCGCGGAGATTGAGGACGGTCGTCTACATAATCATTCAAATCTTCAGAAAAATTCCTGcagacaagattttttttttcattttctaatctTCTTAGTGGTTGCTAATAAGCAGGGCTACTCAAATTTAAGTCACTGACTAACCCAAAGTAGAACTGTCGGGTCCTCCATTAAAACTAGCAACACTGAACACGTGGTCGTTCAAATGTGACATCACGTTCATCCTTATTCACAGCGTCATGTATGAACCGAGGTGTTCACTATGTAAGTGATGAAGGCATGTGCAATAAATTGCTGCTCTCTGAGCGTGGGATAGGTTATTCGCttacttattttttatgtattaattATTAAGTGATGCTTCAATTTAATAGTTTAAAAGCAATTTTACACTTTTCCATCAACAAAAAATGAACCTTGTGAATAAATCACTCgggaaaatgtgtgtgaaaataTGTGTAAAATGTGTCTCACCCAATAATACAGTATCATCAGCAACATCAGCCtgtaa encodes:
- the LOC128756360 gene encoding NLR family CARD domain-containing protein 3-like isoform X1 yields the protein MLTVTPGKVTPRPCSDLATDRFNMLSRRFEFGSQDKSGLPSCHSLKSEASMFVPMNFKSKDFESSQKNKESGAPSCHSLKSDASMFVPMNFKNRGFKRNFSEDLNDYVDDRPQSPRLVGYEKEDEPQMVSAEEHLKSSFREKFYSWGDVYDPENDVKHSYTDVIMTGDGPEMPEKHVVRLNRALWEENKSQTNKFLASLDHILKRQPGREKPNRTVVTEGVAGIGKTFSLQKFILNWVEGKTNTDINFVFSFAFRELNLIKGQRSLHKLVTDFHPALRGVTEPDDLNRAKIIVILDGLDESRFLLDFEGAANITSVSKASSLSNLVVNLIKGSLLPDAQLWITTRSVVSNRIPSKYVDVVTEITGFSDSQKEEYFRRRFSSDPDSAEEMISHVQSSAAFSAMCQIPLFSYISALLFEQNSGGCYDPESPHTLTEMMAHFLLAQTKLRWRKYGWGRHRRNSPETHRDFLHRLCKLAFVQLEKNKLIFDEIDLDQCGIDLSEAIIFSGFCSGILRGKDVFCQRTVFFFVHVIIQEFLAALYVFHCFMSRHTAELGDFLGHENQEYTHLDLLKLTVEKVLEKGNTQFNFFLQFLLGLLVESNYRILKDLIGSPEPSTSLVMKMQTHLKAIQGNVSPRNCIILSKCLVEMRDPKGSDHIPPLDG
- the LOC128756360 gene encoding NLR family CARD domain-containing protein 3-like isoform X2; the protein is MAALDYPHCDCLPYTQLSQDKSGLPSCHSLKSEASMFVPMNFKSKDFESSQKNKESGAPSCHSLKSDASMFVPMNFKNRGFKRNFSEDLNDYVDDRPQSPRLVGYEKEDEPQMVSAEEHLKSSFREKFYSWGDVYDPENDVKHSYTDVIMTGDGPEMPEKHVVRLNRALWEENKSQTNKFLASLDHILKRQPGREKPNRTVVTEGVAGIGKTFSLQKFILNWVEGKTNTDINFVFSFAFRELNLIKGQRSLHKLVTDFHPALRGVTEPDDLNRAKIIVILDGLDESRFLLDFEGAANITSVSKASSLSNLVVNLIKGSLLPDAQLWITTRSVVSNRIPSKYVDVVTEITGFSDSQKEEYFRRRFSSDPDSAEEMISHVQSSAAFSAMCQIPLFSYISALLFEQNSGGCYDPESPHTLTEMMAHFLLAQTKLRWRKYGWGRHRRNSPETHRDFLHRLCKLAFVQLEKNKLIFDEIDLDQCGIDLSEAIIFSGFCSGILRGKDVFCQRTVFFFVHVIIQEFLAALYVFHCFMSRHTAELGDFLGHENQEYTHLDLLKLTVEKVLEKGNTQFNFFLQFLLGLLVESNYRILKDLIGSPEPSTSLVMKMQTHLKAIQGNVSPRNCIILSKCLVEMRDPKGSDHIPPLDG
- the LOC128756360 gene encoding NLR family CARD domain-containing protein 3-like isoform X3; translated protein: MFVPMNFKSKDFESSQKNKESGAPSCHSLKSDASMFVPMNFKNRGFKRNFSEDLNDYVDDRPQSPRLVGYEKEDEPQMVSAEEHLKSSFREKFYSWGDVYDPENDVKHSYTDVIMTGDGPEMPEKHVVRLNRALWEENKSQTNKFLASLDHILKRQPGREKPNRTVVTEGVAGIGKTFSLQKFILNWVEGKTNTDINFVFSFAFRELNLIKGQRSLHKLVTDFHPALRGVTEPDDLNRAKIIVILDGLDESRFLLDFEGAANITSVSKASSLSNLVVNLIKGSLLPDAQLWITTRSVVSNRIPSKYVDVVTEITGFSDSQKEEYFRRRFSSDPDSAEEMISHVQSSAAFSAMCQIPLFSYISALLFEQNSGGCYDPESPHTLTEMMAHFLLAQTKLRWRKYGWGRHRRNSPETHRDFLHRLCKLAFVQLEKNKLIFDEIDLDQCGIDLSEAIIFSGFCSGILRGKDVFCQRTVFFFVHVIIQEFLAALYVFHCFMSRHTAELGDFLGHENQEYTHLDLLKLTVEKVLEKGNTQFNFFLQFLLGLLVESNYRILKDLIGSPEPSTSLVMKMQTHLKAIQGNVSPRNCIILSKCLVEMRDPKGSDHIPPLDG
- the LOC128756360 gene encoding NLR family CARD domain-containing protein 3-like isoform X4, translating into MVSAEEHLKSSFREKFYSWGDVYDPENDVKHSYTDVIMTGDGPEMPEKHVVRLNRALWEENKSQTNKFLASLDHILKRQPGREKPNRTVVTEGVAGIGKTFSLQKFILNWVEGKTNTDINFVFSFAFRELNLIKGQRSLHKLVTDFHPALRGVTEPDDLNRAKIIVILDGLDESRFLLDFEGAANITSVSKASSLSNLVVNLIKGSLLPDAQLWITTRSVVSNRIPSKYVDVVTEITGFSDSQKEEYFRRRFSSDPDSAEEMISHVQSSAAFSAMCQIPLFSYISALLFEQNSGGCYDPESPHTLTEMMAHFLLAQTKLRWRKYGWGRHRRNSPETHRDFLHRLCKLAFVQLEKNKLIFDEIDLDQCGIDLSEAIIFSGFCSGILRGKDVFCQRTVFFFVHVIIQEFLAALYVFHCFMSRHTAELGDFLGHENQEYTHLDLLKLTVEKVLEKGNTQFNFFLQFLLGLLVESNYRILKDLIGSPEPSTSLVMKMQTHLKAIQGNVSPRNCIILSKCLVEMRDPKGSDHIPPLDG